ACCTATGACGTGGACATCCATGACCGGCTGCGGATCGGACTGGAGGTGCAGCGGCTCGCCGACCGGTGCGTGGGGCGGCTGCGCGGGGCCGGGCTGTCGGGGCGGACCATCGTGCTGAAGGTGCGCAGGTACGACTTCTCGACCCTGACCCGCTCCGAGACGCTCAGAGGGCCCACGGACGATCCGGCGGTCGTGCGGGAGGCGGCCGCGCGGCTGCTGGACTCCGTGGACACCACGGGTGGGGTACGGCTGCTGGGCGTGGGGGTGTCCGGGCTCGCGGACTACACCCAGGAGGACCTGTTCGCTCAGGCGATGCCATCGCCGCCGGCGGCGGAGCCGGACAAGGGTGAGGTGGAGGCCGTCGCGGAGCGGCCGGAGCCGGTGGAACGCCAGTGGCGTGCAGGGCAGGACATACGGCACACGGAGTACGGGCATGGGTGGGTGCAGGGCAGCGGTCTGGGACGGGTGACGGTGCGGTTCGAGACGCCGCAGTCCCCTCCGGGGAGGGTGCGGACGTTCTTGGTCGGGGATCCCGCGCTGGATGCCGCTGATCCGTTGCCGTTGGTCGATCACGTCTCTTCCGACCCGGCCAGCTTGCCGAAGTCGTGGTCCGGGGCCGAGGGGGGTGAGGCCACGTCCAGGCCGTAGTGGTGGTAGAGCTGGAGTTCCTGTTCCGGGGAGAGGTGGCGGCCCACGCCGAAGTCGGGGGCGTCCTTGATCAGGGCGCGGTCGAAGGGGACGCGGAGGGAGCCCTCGACCAGTTCGCTGGGTTCCAGGGGGACGAAGGCGTCGCGGGAGAACAGACCGGTGCGTATCGCCGCCCACTCGGGCACGCCGGTCGCGTCGTCGAGGTAGACCTCGTCGATGGTGCCTATCTTGGTGCCATTGCGGTCGAACGCCTTGCGGCCGATCAGGTTGCGCGGATCGATCTCGGTCTGCACGGTCCCTCTCCCTCCACGTGGTCGCAACTCATCCGTAACCACTACAAAAGAGCACATTCAGGGAGGCGGCCACTCGAGGGCTCGGGCGTTGACCCCGCTGGTAGGCTGACAGCGGCTGTTGACCCCGTGCGGGAGAGTCCTCCGACCACCTCGGAGGCGCCGAAGGAGCAAATCCTCCCCGGAATCTCTCAGGCTCACGTACCGCACGGACGAGGTCACTCTGGAAAGCAGGGCGGGGGTCGACGGCTCCCGCCCTCACCGACGGTGAAAGCCGGGGCATACCCGGTGAAGCTCTCAGGTTGAGATGACAGAGGGGGAGGCCGTCGGGGCACCCACGCCGTGGTGCCCTTCGAAGGTCGCGTCAGACCAGGAGGCCTCCGCAATGACCGCCCACCGCATCCCGCTCTCGGAGCTCGAAGAGGGCATCCCGTTCGAGCAGCGCCACATCGGGCCCGACCAGGAGGCGCGGGCCAAGATGCTCGCGCAGGTCGGCTACGGCTCGCTGGACGAGCTGACCGCCGCAGCGGTCCCGGATGTGATCAAGAACGCTGATGCCCTGGACCTGCCGGGCGCCCGCACCGAGGCCGAGGTGCTGGCCGAACTGCGCTCGCTCGCCGACCGTAACCAGGTCCTCGATTCCATGATCGGACTGGGGTACTACGGGACGTTCACGCCGCCGGTCATCCTGCGCAACGTCATGGAGAACCCGGCCTGGTACACGGCCTACACGCCGTACCAGCCGGAGATCTCCCAGGGGCGGCTCGAGGCCCTGCTGAACTTCCAGACCGTGGTCGCCGACCTCACCGGTCTGCCCACCTCGGGTGCCTCCCTGCTCGACGAGGGCACGGCCGCCGCCGAGGCGATGGCGCTCTCCCTGCGCATGGGCAAGAACAAGAAGGGCCTGTTCCTGGTCGACGCGGACGCGCTGCCGCAGACCATCGCCGTGATCGAGACGCGAGCGGAACCGACCGGTGTGGAGGTCGTCGTCGCCGACCTCAGCGCGGGCATCCCGGCCGACATCGCCGCGCGTGAGATCAACGGCGTGCTGATCCAGTACCCGGGCGCCTCCGGTGCCGTACGGGACATCAAGCCGGTCATCGACCAAGCGCACGAGCTGGGCGCCCTGGTCACCGTCGCCGCCGACCTGCTCGCGCTGACCCTGCTGACCTCGCCGGGCGAGCTGGGCGCGGACATCGCCGTCGGCACCACCCAGCGCTTCGGTGTGCCGATGGGCTTCGGCGGTCCGCACGCCGGCTACATGGCCGTGCGCGAGAAGTTCGCGCGCAGCCTGCCCGGCCGCCTCGTGGGCGTCTCCGTCGACGCCGACGGCAACAAGGCCTACCGGCTGGCGCTGCAGACCCGTGAGCAGCACATCCGCCGGGAGAAGGCGACCAGCAACATCTGCACCGCTCAGGTGCTGCTCGCCGTGATGGCCGGCATGTACGCCGTCTACCACGGGCCGGAGGGGCTCAAGACCATCGCCCGGCGGACGCACCGGTACGCCACGATCCTCGCCGAGGGGCTGAAGGCCGCCGGCGTCGAGATCGTCCACCGCGCCTTCTTCGACACCGTCACCGCGCGCGTGCCCGGCAGGGCCGCCGAGATCGTCGCCGCCGCCCGGAAGAACGGGGTCAACCTCCTCCCGGTCGACGCCGACCATGTCTCCCTGGCCTGCGACGAGACCACCAAGCGGGCCCAGCTGGCCGCCGTGTGGTCGGCCTTCGGTATCGAGGGCGACATCGAGGCGCTGGAGGCCACCGCCGAGGACACCCTCCCCGAGGCGCTGCTGCGCACCGACGCCTACCTCACCCACCCGGTCTTCCACCAGTACCGCTCCGAGACCGCGATGCTGCGCTACCTGCGCAGGCTGGCCGACCGCGACTACGCGCTCGACCGCGGCATGATCCCGCTGGGCTCCTGCACCATGAAGCTCAACGCGACCACGGAGATGGAGCCGGTCACCTGGCCCGAGTTCGGCCAGCTGCACCCCTTCGCCCCCGCCGAGCAGGCCGAGGGCTATCTCACCCTCATCCGCGAGCTGGAGGAACGTCTCGCCGAGGTCACCGGCTACGACAAGGTCTCCCTGCAGCCGAACGCCGGTTCGCAGGGCGAGCTGGCCGGTCTGCTCGCCGTACGCGGCTACCACCGCGCCAACGGCGACGAGCAGCGCACCGTCTGCCTGATCCCGTCCTCCGCGCACGGCACCAACGCGGCCAGCGCCGTGATGGCCGGCATGAAGGTCGTCGTCGTCAAGACCGCCGAGGACGGCGAGATCGACGTCGAGGACCTGCGCGCCAAGATCGAGCAGTACCGCGACGAGCTGGCGGTGCTGATGATCACCTACCCGTCGACGCACGGCGTGTTCGAGGAGCACGTCGCCGACATCTGCGCCCAGGTGCACGAGGCCGGCGGTCAGGTGTACGTCGACGGCGCCAACCTCAACGCCCTGGTCGGCCTCGCCAAGCCGGGCCACTTCGGCGGTGACGTCTCGCACCTGAACCTGCACAAGACCTTCTGCATCCCGCACGGCGGCGGCGGCCCCGGCGTCGGCCCGGTCGGGGTCCGCTCGCACCTGGCGCCGTACCTGCCGAACCACCCGCTCCAGCCGGAGGCCGGTCCGAAGACGGGCGTCGGTCCGATCTCCGCGGCACCGTGGGGCAGCGCGGGCATCCTGCCGATCTCGTGGGCGTACGTCCGCCTGATGGGCGGCGAGGGCCTCAAGCGTGCCACCCAGGTGGCGGTGCTCTCGGCGAACTACATCGCCAAGCGCCTGGAGCCGCACTTCCCGGTGCTCTACACCGGCCCCGGCGGCCTGGTCGCGCACGAGTGCATCATCGACCTGCGCCCGCTGACCAAGGCGACCGGCGTCAGCGTGGACGACGTGGCCAAGCGGCTGATCGACTACGGCTTCCACGCGCCCACCATGTCCTTCCCGGTGGCCGGCACGCTGATGATCGAGCCGACCGAGTCGGAGGACATCATCGAGCTGGACCGGTTCTGCGACGCGATGATCGCCATTCATGCGGAGATCGAGAAGGTCGGCTCGGGCGAGTGGCCGGCCGAGGACAACCCGCTGCGGAACGCTCCGCACACCGCGGCCGCGCTCGGCGGTGAGTGGGCGCACGCCTACAGCCGTGAGGACGCCGTCTTCCCGGCCGGTGTCTCGGCCGCCGACAAGTACTGGCCGCCGGTCCGCCGTATCGACCAGGCCTTCGGCGACCGCAACCTGGTGTGCTCCTGCCCGCCGCTGGACGCGTACGAGGACTGAGCGAGCGGTGGTCGGTGGGGCCCCGTCCGGTTTCCGGGCGGGGCCCTCGCCGTGTCAGGCCGTCGCCAGCGCCACCTCGGTCGCCTTGATGAGGGCGATCACGTCGGAGCCCACGAAGAGGCCGAGGTCGGCGACCGCGTCCTTGGTGATCGCCGCGGTCAGTTCGCCGCCGTCGACGGAGATCTTCACGGAGGCCATGACGGCGCCGGTGGTGAGGCCGGTGACCGCGCCGGGAAGCTGGTTGCGGATCGACAGGCCCTCGACCCGACGGGTGGCCAGGGAGACCTCGGTCGACTTCACCAGTGCCTGGACGGGCGAGCCGGGGGCGAGGGCCAGGTCGTCGGCGGACTCCTTGGTGATGGCCGCCATGAGGTGCTGGCCGCCGTTCAGACGGAGCTTGACGGTGGCCATGGCCTCGCCTTGCTGGACCTCTGTGACGGTGCCGGACAGCTGGTTGCGGATGCTCAGGGTCATGGGCATCCACGGTAGAGCGCCAGCCCGTTCACGCCGGGTATGCGTGGGTCTGCGTCGCTTTGACCGTCGCCCAGACAGCGGCGCCCGGGTGCAGCTCCAGGTCGGCCGCGGCGACCGTGGTCAGGTCCGCGGCGAGGGGGAGTTCGCCGGTGAGGTCGGCGCGGATCTGGTCGCCGTGCGTCTCCAGGCCGGCCACCTCGCAGCGCCAGAGGTTACGGGCGCTGGCGCCGGTGGGCCGGTCCCGGAACAGGGTGACGGCGCTGGGCGGGAACGCCACGAAGACCGGGCCGGACAGGTCTTCCGTGGTGGTGATGTCGGGTCCCGCGTCGAGTCGTACCGTGTGGCCGGCCGCCTGGCCGCGGTAGAGGTTGAGGCCGACGAGCTGGGCGATGTAGTCGGTGCGCGGATGGCGGGCGATGTCGGCGGGGGTGCCCTCCTGGACGACCCGGCCGTGCTCTATGACGACCAGCCGGTCCGCGAGCACCATGGCGTCCAGCGGGTCGTGCGTGACCAGGACGGCGACCGCCTCGAACTCGGCGAGGTGGCGGCGTAGTTGGGCGCGGACCTCCAGACGGGTGCGGGCGTCCAGGGCGGCCAGCGGCTCGTCCAGGAGCAGCAGCCGGGGGTGGGTGGCCAGGGCGCGGGCGAGCGCCACGCGCTGGGCCTGCCCGCCGGAGAGGCGGCGCGGTCTGGCGGCGGCGTGGTCGGCCAGGCCCATGCGGTCCAGCCAGGCCGCCGCCTGCGCGCGGGCCTCGGCCTTGCTCGCGCCCTGGCAGCGGGGGCCGAAGGCGACGTTGTCCAGGGCGGACAGGTGCGGGAAGAGAAGGTAGTCCTGGAAGACCACGCCGACCGGGCGGGACTCCGGGGGAGTGCGGTCCAGCGCGGTGCCGTCCAGGCGTAGGTGACCGTCGGTGAGCGGGGTGAGTCCGGCGAGGGTGCGCAGGGCTGTGCTCTTGCCGGCGCCGTTGGGGCCGAGGAGGGCGACGACGTCTCCGGGGGCGGCGGTGAGGGTCACGTCCAGGCGGAATGGGGGGCGGTCGACGACCAGGTGTGCGTCCAGGCCGGTGGTCGGGTGCGGCTCGCCTTCGGCCGCCTTCGGGTTCCCACCCGCACCATCCGTGCGGCTTTCGTCGCCGCGTGCGGGTGGCCCCTGCGGGGGTGCGGCGCCGTCGGCGGCTGCGGGTGCGGACGGTTGGCGGGGTGCGGCGGCGTTGGCCGGCGTCGGTGTGGACGGGCGGGAGGGCACGGGGTCGTTGGCGGACGCGAGTGCGGGGGGCCCGGGTGGGGGTTCTGCGCCGTTGGCGGCTGCGGACGCGGAAGGCCCGCGGGGTGCGGTGGTGCCGGGGGGTGTGGGTGCGGACGGGCGGTGGGTTGCCGGGGCGTCGGCGGACGCTGGTGTGGACGGTCCGTGGGGTGTGGTGGCGTCGGCGGGCGTGGGTGTGGACGGTCGGCGCGGTTCAGCCCCGTCTGCGGGCGTGGTCGTGGTCGGTCGGCGGGGTTCAACGCCCTCGGCGGATGCCGCTACGGACCGTCCTCGGGATGCGGCGTCGGATGCGGGCGTGGGTGTGGTCGGTCGGCGGCGGTCAGCCCTGTCGGCGGGCGTGGGTGTGGTCGGTCGGCGGCCTTCAGCCCCGTCGGCGGGTGTGGGGGTGGATGGTCGGTGTGGTTCGGAGGCGTTGGTGGTTGCTGGTGGCGCCGGTTCGTGTGGGGGTTGCGCGGCGGCTGCGGGGGTGGGGGCGGGCGGGCCCGGTGGGGTTTCGCCGCCGTCGGCGGATGTGAGGCGGGCGTTCGTCATGATGTCGTCATCCAACGGTCTCGCAACCCCGCCAGCACGGCGATCGACACCGTCAGCAGGACCAGGCTGAGGGAGACGGCGGCGTCGGGGTCGTTCTGCAGGGCCAGGTAGACCGCGAGGGGCATGGTCTGGGTGCGGCCGGGGAAGTTGCCCGCGAAGGTGATCGTCGCGCCGAACTCGCCGAGTGCGCGGGCCCAGGCCAGGACCGCGCCCGCCGCGATGCCGGGCGCGATCAGCGGCAGGGTGACCCGGCGGAACGCGGTGAAGCGGGACGCGCCGAGCGTGGTCGCCGCCTCCTCGAAGCGCGGGTCCGCCGCGCGCAGGGTGCCCTCGACGCTGATGACCAGGAACGGCATCGCGACGAACGCCTCCGCGATCACGACCCCGGCGGTGGTGAACGGCAGCGTGATCCCGAACCAGGCGTCCAGCCATTTGCCGATCACCCCGTTGCGGCCGAGGGCCAGCAGCAGCGCGACGCCGCCGACCACCGGCGGCAGCACGAGGGGCAGGGTGACCAGGGCCCGTACCAACCCCCGGCCGGGGAAGTCCGTACGGGCCAGCAGCCAGGCGAGCGGCACGCCCAGGACGAGGCTTACGGCCGTTGCCGCCGTGGCGCTGACCAGGGAGAGCTGGAGCGCCTGCCACACCTCCGTGCTGGACAGCCGGCCCGGCAGGCTGCGCCAGGGCGCGCGGATGAGCAGCGCGACCAGCGGCAGCAGCAGGAACGCCAGCGCCAGCAGGCCCGGCAGCAGCAGCGGCAACGGCACACCACGTCGGCCCCCCGTGCCGACGCGGCGGCGCCGCGGCCGGTCCGTGCGGGGACCGGTCGCGGCGCCGGGCTTGTGGAGCGAGGTCACGGCTTGAGGAACCCGGCCCCGCTCAGCACGTTCTGGCCCTCGGCGGACTGCACGAGGGCGATGAACGCCTTCGCGGTCCCGGCGTTCGGCGCGTTCTTCAGCAGGACGATCGGGTAGTCGTTGATCGCCTTGGCGGACTCGGGGAACTCCACGCCCTCCACCTTGCCACCCGCGGACTTCACATCGGTCTTGTAGACAACCGCGGCGTCCGCCTCCTTCAGCTCCACCTTGTTCAGGGCGCCCTTGACGTCCTGCTCGTAGGAGGCCGGGGTGAGCTTCAGGTGGCTGGCGTCCAGGGCCTTCTGGGCGGCGGCGCCGCACGGCACGGTCTTGTCGCACAGCACGATCTTCAGGCCGGGCTTGGTGAGGTCCTTCAGGGAGGCCACCTTGTGCGGGTTGCCCGGCACGGTGGCGATCTCCAGCTGGTTGCGGACGAAGACGGCCGGGGTGCCGGTCGCGTCCTTCTTGTCCGTCACGATCTTCATGGTCTTGGGGCTGGCGGCGGCGAACACGTCGGCCGGGGCACCGCCGGTGATGCTCGCGGCGAGGCTGTCGCTGCCGCCGAAGTTGAAGTTGACGTGGGTGCCCGGGTGCTGCTTCTCGAACTCCTTGCCCAGGGTCGAGAAGCTCTCCTTCAGCGAGGCGGCGGCGAACACGGTGACGTCGCCGGACAGCTTCGGCGAGGCGGAGCTCGACTTGTCCGACTTGGTGGCCGACGAGTCGGACGACGTCGACGAGGAGGAGCAGGCGCTGAGTGCCATCAGGGCTGCGGCTCCCGCGCCGGCCACCTGCAGCATTCGCCGGGTCCGGCGCACGGAACGGGTCATCACGGATCTACTCCTCGGGTTCTGTGGAACGACTGTCGCGCCCTGTCACAGCCGGGAGCACCGGCCGTGCGGCGATGATACTGCCGCATCTGCCACCTGTAAGTCTCCTGTCGCATCGCATGAGCTGCGAACTTGTGACTTGTAGCTTGCATGTGCGTTTGCATGGCGCGTCGCGGCGGGTACCGTGCTGCGGGAGGTGGTCGCAGGTGACGCTCGTGGAACTCGTCCTGACCGGCGATCTGGCCCGGCCCGCCCGCCTGACCGTGCCGGATCTGCTCCGCTGGCCGCAGCACCGCGCGGACGTCAGCTTCGAGTGCGCGACCAGCGGCATCCAGCACCACCGGTTCGCCGGTCCGCGCCTGTACGACGTGCTCGCCGACGCGGGGCCCGGCTTCGACCCGGCGCGACGCAAGGACCGGCTGCGCTTCCTCATCTCCGTCACCGGCACCGACGGCCACCACGCGGTGCTGTCCTGGGCCGAGATCGACCCGGACTTCGCGGACGCGCCCGTCCTGCTGGGCGTGCGCATCGACGACACCCCGCTGGACGCCGCCGGACCCCAGCTGGTCCTCCCGCAGGACCGGTGCGGGGCCCGGCACATCAGCGGGATCACGGCGATCCGGGTGGACGGCGGCTACCGCTGTGGCGCTCCAGCTGCCGCCACACCCGGTCACGCAGCAGCGGCACCTCGGTGAACCGCACGCCGGTGGCGTCCCGCAGGGCATTCGCCAGAGCCGGGGCGACCGGGTTGAACGGGCTCTCGCTCATCGACTTGGCGCCCAGCGGGCCGATCGCGTCGGCGGTCTCCATGAAGTGCGCCTCGGTGCGCGGCACGTCGGCGTACTGCGGGAGCCGGTAGCGGCGGAAGGCGGCCGTGTCGACCGCGCCCCGCTCGTCCAGCAGGACCCGCTCGAAGAGTGTGGCACCGAGCGCCTGGGCGACCCCGCCCTCGACCTGGCCACGGCACTGCATCGGGTTCATCACCTTGCCGGCGTCGGCCGCGTGCACACTGCGCAGGATGCGGATCTCGCCGGTGCCGGGATCGACCGCCGCCCGGAACCAGTGCGCGTTGAAGGCGACCGAGCGCGGGGTGCCGCCGAAGTGCCCGTCGGCGGCCGGCTCCAGGCCGACCGCCACTCGGGCAGTCCGTGGATGTCGTCGAACCACTCGTCGTCCCCGACGGCCCCCGCGATCGCCGTGCGCAGCACCTCGGCCGTCTGGGGCAGCGGGAACCACAGCCGCACCGGGCGGACCGTGGCGGCCGTGACGGTGATCGCGAAGGACTGGTCCACCGGGTCGAGCGTGCCGATGAGCAGGGCGGCCGAGCGGCCGAGGCCGTACAGCGAGGTCTGCCGGAACGCCGTACGGCAGGCCAGGGCGCGGGCGGGCAGGGTGACCGAGCGCAGGAGTTCGCCCTCGGCGAGGTCCTTGCGGCCCGCGCCGGTGATGAAGTCGGTGACGCGGACCCGGCGCCGGCTGCCGGGCGATGAGCAGGCACTCTCCGTCGAGCGCGGCCGTGAGGGAGATCATCGGGCCGGCCGGCAGACCGTTGCAGAGGTTCCCGCCGACGGTGGCCATGTTCCAGATCTTGAACGAGGCGAGGAACGCCCGGCAGCACTGCTCGAACAGCGGCGCCGCGGGAGCGAGCAAGTCCCGAGCGCGGCGGGACAGTTCGGCGATGGTGCAGGTGGCGGCGAGCTCCAGCGAGCCGTCCGCGTGGCGTTGCACGGGTGTCCAGCCCATCCGGCGCAGGTCCACCAGGCGCCGCAGATGCGGCTGGGGCTCGGAGAACAGGTACGTCCCGCCGCCGAGCCAGGCGTCCCCGGGGCGTCGGGGCGCGGGCCGTCCGGCGTCCCGTATCTCGGCCACCGTGTTCAGGTCCATGGCCGAAAGTGAATCAGCGGGATCCGGGCCGGACGACTGGTTCGGAGCACGGAAACCCCGAGGCCGCGGCCGTCGCCACTGGAGGATCCACCAAGAGGCATTCCGCTTCCGAAGGCTTGCATTTACGATGCTTCATCTCATACTCGCCTAGCGAATGCGATACGCCGGGGGTTCGCCTCGCCGTCCGGCAGCCGTACGAGGAGCCAGCACATGCACGTCGAACACCTCCTGGAGGACGCCTCCCTCGGCCTGCGCCTGCTGTGGGCGCAGGACGCGCTGCTGAGGCGTGAAATCAGCGGAGTGACCGTCACGGACCTGGAGGACCCGGCCCGGTTCGTGCGGCCCGGCGAACTGGTGCTCAGCGGACTCGTGTGGTGGACGCCCGAGGGTGGCTCCGGCAGGGCGGAGCGATTCGTCTCGGCGCTGAAGGACGCGGGGGCCGCCGCGCTGCTCGCGGGCGAGGAGACCCACGGCAGCGTGCCGGACGACCTCATCGAGGCGTGCGAACGGCACCGGGTGCCGGTGGCCGGGGTTCCGGCGCACATCATGTTCCGGTCCATCACGGACACCGTCTATCTGCGCCAGTGGGGCGGGCTGAGCCGGCATCACGTGCTGCCGGAGAACACCCGCGTGCGGCTGAGCCGGCTGCTCGCGCAGGAGGCCGGGCCGGACGCCGTGCTCGCCGCGGCCTTCGCCCACCTCGGCGGGACCACCGCGTATGTCCTCACCCCCTCGGGGCGGACGGTCGCGGCCACGGCGGGCGCCCCGGCCGTGCCCGCGCGGGAGGCGGTCGCGCTCGTCGCCGACGGGTCCGGGGTCACCGCATCCGTCGACGCCGGCGGCCTGTCGCCCTACGGGCGCCGGCTGTTGTACCTGCCCGATCCCGACGGCGCCCCGCCGCGCATGCTGCACGAGGTCGCCGCCGTCCTGGCGCACTGCCAGGAGGACGGCGCCCGGCGCCCGGCGGCCGGGGCGCGCGCTGTGGACGAGCTCGGTGCGCTGCTCGCCGCCGCGGGTGGGCGGGAGGACGGCACGGTGCGGGCGGCGCTGCGCCGGTGCGGGCTGCCGGAGACGGGGCTGTACCAGGTGATCGTCGCGGATGTGGTGGCGCGGGAGCCGGGGCAGAGCGAAGTGCTGCTCGCCGAGAGCGCGTTGACGGAGGTGGCGGGGCATCTGGTGGGGGAGGCGGGTGGCGGAGGTGCCGCTGATGCCGGGGCGGAGGCGATCGGCGCCGGGGGTGTCGACCGCAGTGCCGGCGAGGGGACTCCGGCCGTTGCGGCGGCCGTGGGGCGGTTGCCGGACGGGTGTGCCTTCGCGGTGCTGTCCGGTGGGCCGGACGGCTGGGCGCAGGAGGTCTGGCCGCTGGTCGCCGACTGCGCTCCCGGCCTCGTGCTGCACGGCGGCATCTGCGCGTCCGCGGCGGGAGCCGAGGATCTGGGCGGCGCGCTGGCCCAGGCCCGTTACGCCCTCGCCTCGGCCCGCAGCCGCGCGCCCGACGCCTCCCGGCTCACCGACGCCCGCTCCCTCGCCGGCCCCGACGCGCTGCTCACGGGGGTGCCGGCCGACGTACGCGCCGCCTTCAGCCATACGGTCCTCGGCCCGCTGCTGGACACCGGCCGGCCTGCCATGGCCGTCCTGCTGAGCACCCTGGAGACCTTCCTGGCCTGCGACGGCTCCTGGGCGCGTACGGCCCAGGAGTTGCATCTGCACGTCAACACCGTGCACTACCGGGCGGAACGCATCGAGCGGCTCACCGGGCGCGACCTGTCCCGGCTGCGGGACCGGCTCGACCTGTGGGCGGCGCTGCTCTGCCGGTGAGGGCAGGGGCGTGCGGGTCAGACGCGGTCGATGTGCACGTTGGTGGACTTCACGCGCGCGGTGGCCTCCATGCCGACCTCCAGGCCCAGTTCCTCCACGGCCTCCCGGGTGAGCAGCGAGACCAGCCTGTGCGGGCCCGCCTGGATCTCCACCTGGGCGGCGACGTCACCGAGCTTGATCGCCGTGACGATGCCGGGGAAGGCGTTGCGCACGGACGTGTACGAGGCGTCCTCCTCGCCGCCGCCCGCCTTGGCCAGTTCGACCGAGAACGCGGCGAGGTCCCTGCCATCGATGAGCCGGCGCCCGGCCTCGTCGCGATGGGTCGCCACCCGGCCCGCGTCGGCCCAGCGGCGGGCGGTGTCCGGGCTCACGCCGAGCAGCCGCGCCGCCTGGCCGATCGTGTAGGACTGCATGCCGGTCACGATAGGGCCACCACCCGGGAACCGCGGACGTGGGGTTGGCCGTTGGGTATAACGCGATATAACGTTAGTGCGCGATGACGGTTCCCTGCGGGGACGTGCTGAATCGGGGTGAGGGAATGGCGGCCGAGCTGCTGCACACGCAGATGCCGCCCGGACTGCGTGCCTCGCACGCGGACCGGGACCGGGTGGTGGAGGCGCTGACGGGCGCCGCGGGAGACGGCCGGATCACGCCCGAGGAACTGGACG
Above is a genomic segment from Streptomyces fodineus containing:
- a CDS encoding PRC-barrel domain-containing protein is translated as MQTEIDPRNLIGRKAFDRNGTKIGTIDEVYLDDATGVPEWAAIRTGLFSRDAFVPLEPSELVEGSLRVPFDRALIKDAPDFGVGRHLSPEQELQLYHHYGLDVASPPSAPDHDFGKLAGSEET
- the gcvP gene encoding aminomethyl-transferring glycine dehydrogenase, whose translation is MTAHRIPLSELEEGIPFEQRHIGPDQEARAKMLAQVGYGSLDELTAAAVPDVIKNADALDLPGARTEAEVLAELRSLADRNQVLDSMIGLGYYGTFTPPVILRNVMENPAWYTAYTPYQPEISQGRLEALLNFQTVVADLTGLPTSGASLLDEGTAAAEAMALSLRMGKNKKGLFLVDADALPQTIAVIETRAEPTGVEVVVADLSAGIPADIAAREINGVLIQYPGASGAVRDIKPVIDQAHELGALVTVAADLLALTLLTSPGELGADIAVGTTQRFGVPMGFGGPHAGYMAVREKFARSLPGRLVGVSVDADGNKAYRLALQTREQHIRREKATSNICTAQVLLAVMAGMYAVYHGPEGLKTIARRTHRYATILAEGLKAAGVEIVHRAFFDTVTARVPGRAAEIVAAARKNGVNLLPVDADHVSLACDETTKRAQLAAVWSAFGIEGDIEALEATAEDTLPEALLRTDAYLTHPVFHQYRSETAMLRYLRRLADRDYALDRGMIPLGSCTMKLNATTEMEPVTWPEFGQLHPFAPAEQAEGYLTLIRELEERLAEVTGYDKVSLQPNAGSQGELAGLLAVRGYHRANGDEQRTVCLIPSSAHGTNAASAVMAGMKVVVVKTAEDGEIDVEDLRAKIEQYRDELAVLMITYPSTHGVFEEHVADICAQVHEAGGQVYVDGANLNALVGLAKPGHFGGDVSHLNLHKTFCIPHGGGGPGVGPVGVRSHLAPYLPNHPLQPEAGPKTGVGPISAAPWGSAGILPISWAYVRLMGGEGLKRATQVAVLSANYIAKRLEPHFPVLYTGPGGLVAHECIIDLRPLTKATGVSVDDVAKRLIDYGFHAPTMSFPVAGTLMIEPTESEDIIELDRFCDAMIAIHAEIEKVGSGEWPAEDNPLRNAPHTAAALGGEWAHAYSREDAVFPAGVSAADKYWPPVRRIDQAFGDRNLVCSCPPLDAYED
- a CDS encoding TOBE domain-containing protein, with product MTLSIRNQLSGTVTEVQQGEAMATVKLRLNGGQHLMAAITKESADDLALAPGSPVQALVKSTEVSLATRRVEGLSIRNQLPGAVTGLTTGAVMASVKISVDGGELTAAITKDAVADLGLFVGSDVIALIKATEVALATA
- a CDS encoding ABC transporter ATP-binding protein codes for the protein MDAHLVVDRPPFRLDVTLTAAPGDVVALLGPNGAGKSTALRTLAGLTPLTDGHLRLDGTALDRTPPESRPVGVVFQDYLLFPHLSALDNVAFGPRCQGASKAEARAQAAAWLDRMGLADHAAARPRRLSGGQAQRVALARALATHPRLLLLDEPLAALDARTRLEVRAQLRRHLAEFEAVAVLVTHDPLDAMVLADRLVVIEHGRVVQEGTPADIARHPRTDYIAQLVGLNLYRGQAAGHTVRLDAGPDITTTEDLSGPVFVAFPPSAVTLFRDRPTGASARNLWRCEVAGLETHGDQIRADLTGELPLAADLTTVAAADLELHPGAAVWATVKATQTHAYPA
- the modB gene encoding molybdate ABC transporter permease subunit, whose translation is MTSLHKPGAATGPRTDRPRRRRVGTGGRRGVPLPLLLPGLLALAFLLLPLVALLIRAPWRSLPGRLSSTEVWQALQLSLVSATAATAVSLVLGVPLAWLLARTDFPGRGLVRALVTLPLVLPPVVGGVALLLALGRNGVIGKWLDAWFGITLPFTTAGVVIAEAFVAMPFLVISVEGTLRAADPRFEEAATTLGASRFTAFRRVTLPLIAPGIAAGAVLAWARALGEFGATITFAGNFPGRTQTMPLAVYLALQNDPDAAVSLSLVLLTVSIAVLAGLRDRWMTTS
- the modA gene encoding molybdate ABC transporter substrate-binding protein, yielding MTRSVRRTRRMLQVAGAGAAALMALSACSSSSTSSDSSATKSDKSSSASPKLSGDVTVFAAASLKESFSTLGKEFEKQHPGTHVNFNFGGSDSLAASITGGAPADVFAAASPKTMKIVTDKKDATGTPAVFVRNQLEIATVPGNPHKVASLKDLTKPGLKIVLCDKTVPCGAAAQKALDASHLKLTPASYEQDVKGALNKVELKEADAAVVYKTDVKSAGGKVEGVEFPESAKAINDYPIVLLKNAPNAGTAKAFIALVQSAEGQNVLSGAGFLKP
- a CDS encoding molybdopterin-dependent oxidoreductase — translated: MTLVELVLTGDLARPARLTVPDLLRWPQHRADVSFECATSGIQHHRFAGPRLYDVLADAGPGFDPARRKDRLRFLISVTGTDGHHAVLSWAEIDPDFADAPVLLGVRIDDTPLDAAGPQLVLPQDRCGARHISGITAIRVDGGYRCGAPAAATPGHAAAAPR
- a CDS encoding helix-turn-helix domain-containing protein; the protein is MHVEHLLEDASLGLRLLWAQDALLRREISGVTVTDLEDPARFVRPGELVLSGLVWWTPEGGSGRAERFVSALKDAGAAALLAGEETHGSVPDDLIEACERHRVPVAGVPAHIMFRSITDTVYLRQWGGLSRHHVLPENTRVRLSRLLAQEAGPDAVLAAAFAHLGGTTAYVLTPSGRTVAATAGAPAVPAREAVALVADGSGVTASVDAGGLSPYGRRLLYLPDPDGAPPRMLHEVAAVLAHCQEDGARRPAAGARAVDELGALLAAAGGREDGTVRAALRRCGLPETGLYQVIVADVVAREPGQSEVLLAESALTEVAGHLVGEAGGGGAADAGAEAIGAGGVDRSAGEGTPAVAAAVGRLPDGCAFAVLSGGPDGWAQEVWPLVADCAPGLVLHGGICASAAGAEDLGGALAQARYALASARSRAPDASRLTDARSLAGPDALLTGVPADVRAAFSHTVLGPLLDTGRPAMAVLLSTLETFLACDGSWARTAQELHLHVNTVHYRAERIERLTGRDLSRLRDRLDLWAALLCR